The Cetobacterium somerae ATCC BAA-474 DNA window TAAAAATATTGCTTTGGTTCCTCAAAGTGTATCTTATTTAAATCCTTTAATAAAAATTGGATCTCAAATTAGAAAAGGAGATAACAGCAAAAAAGCAAAAGAAAGATGTCTAGAGATTCTAAAAAAATATAGATTAGATGAAAAAGTTGCTAATATGTATCCCTTTCAACTTTCTGGTGGAATGATTCGTAGAGTGCTTATTTCTACAGCTGTTTATAGCTCTCCAAAACTTATTTTAGCAGATGAACCAACTCCAGGACTTGATCCAAGAACTTTAAATCATATTGCAGAGCATTTTCAAGAACTTGCAAATGAAGGCATGGGAATATTAATAATTACCCATGATTTAGATATGGCATTAAAAATAGCTAATAGAATTGTTGTTTTCTATAATGGTGTCACTATCGAAGATATTTCTACTGATGATTTTTCTTCAGTGGACAATCTTAATCATCCTTATACAAAAGCGCTATTTCATGCTATGCCACAAAATGGCTTTCACTCTTTCTCTTTAGATAATTCTTTACAAAACTCTAAAAAGAAAGGATGTTCCTTCTATAATAACTGTTCTCATGCTAATTCTAGTTGTTTGTGTGATATTCCTTGGAAAAAAACAAACTCTGGTTTTGTGAGATGCCTTTTAGAAAAGGAGGATAAAAATGCTCTTAATTGCAAATGATATTTCTTATAGTCATGTTCCTAATGGAAAAAATATTTTTGAAAATTTAAATTTTAGTATTAAAAGTGGTGAAAGAATAGCTATTACTGCTCCTAGTGGATTTGGTAAAACTACTCTATGCAAAATACTTTCTGGATATGAATTACCTAATAATGGCTCTGTTCTCTTGGATGATACACCTCTAAACAAGTTTAAAGGTTATTGTCCTATTCAGATGATATGGCAACACCCAGAACAAGTTCTTAATCCTAGACTCAAAATGAAACAGATTTTAAAAGAATCTGGAGAAATCAATGATAAACTTTTAAAAGATTTAGGAATTCAAGAAAAGTGGCTTAATCGTTTTCCTAGGGAACTTTCTGGAGGAGAGCTTCAAAGATTTTGTATAGCACGTGTTTTAAATAAAAAAACTAAGTTTTTACTAGCTGATGAGATTACAACTATGTTTGATTTAATTACTCAAAGCCAAATATGGCAAGTTATTTTAGAGTTTTGTAAAAAAGAAAATATTGGGATTGTTATAATAAGTCATTCACAACCTTTAATTAATAAAATTTGTACTAAAGAAATCTCTTTAAAAGATCTTATTGAACAAAATAACAAAAAGCCATGATAAAAAAATCATGGCTTTTATATTCTCTATTGTTTTCTTAAGTCTAACTTACAAGAGCCTAACAACTTTTCTCTTGAATAATTTGTAGCTCCATAAATAATCTTTTGAATATCTTGTGTTAAATTTCCTAAAGCTCTCACTACAACTCCAGGTATCTCTAATTTTGATACTCCATATTTCACGTCTACATCATACTCTTGTAAATATATCCTCATATTTTCTACAAAATCTAAATCTATTTTTGAATCTATTATAATTGCGGTTCCATAATTTAAATAGTTTTCAAAATGCCCCATTGAAAATAAATCACTTTTTTCTGGTGATAATAGCAATTTATCTAATAAAACCAATTTATCATCTAAGTAAATTCTATTTTTCATTTTAGCTAACTTGTATTGAAATGGTTTCCCATCAGATGACCATCCAGCCGTTATTCCTTCAGCTAAAATTAAAGTTGAGGTTGAGTCTAAATATATATCTGTTTCTTGTTCAAAATTAGCATCTTTAAATAATATTGTATTATCCATAATGTATTCTAATACACTATTTTTTTCTAAACGTATTTTTGAAAATTGTTTAGCTGGAATATTATTTAAACATTTATAAATTATAGTTGGTGTCTGAGTGGTTATTATACTTCTCGTATTTTCTTTTAAATGTATATCATTATAACAATGTTCTCCCTCTAGATATCCTCCACCCATATGCATTAAAAAATAGCATGGAACTTTTTCATTATCTAAATGTATTGTAGGAGAAACTTTAAAAACACCTTCATGATAAATTTTTTTTATAATTGTTTCATTTCTTAGATTATGATTTTCTAATACAATCTCAAGTTTTCCATCACATCTATCCATAACTATCTTAATCCTTCTAATAAACAGTTTTTCTTAATCCATTTTATTACTTCTTCTACTCCTTCATCTGTTTTTAGATTTGTAAAAATAAATGTTCCTTTATCTCTAAAATGAAGAGTATCCTCTTCCATAACTTTTAAATTTGCTCCAACATATGGTGCTAAATCTATTTTATTAATTATAAATAAATCACTCTTTATCATACCTTGTCCTGCTTTTCTTGGAATTTTTTCTCCTTGAGCAACATCTATTATATATATTGAAAAGTCTACTAAATCTGGACTAAATGTTGCTGCTAGATTATCTCCGCCACTTTCTAAAAAAATTATATCTAATTCAGGAAAACTTTTTTTCATTTTATCAAGAGCGGCAAAATTCATTGAAGCATCCTCTCTAATAGCTGTATGTGGACATCCACCAGTTTCTACTCCTATTATTCTATTTTTATCTAAAACTGAATTTTCAGCCATGAATTTGGCATCCTCTTTTGTATATATATCATTTGTTATTACACCCATTTCATATTCATCATTTAATCTTCTAGTAACTCTTTCAACTAATAAAGTTTTTCCTGCTCCTACAGGTCCACCAACTCCTATTACAACTGGTTTCATATATAATCACACTCCCATTATTTTTACTATGACATAAATAATCTAAATGTTAATATTTCGTGATTCATTTGAGATATTTCAAATCCAGGTATATTATATCCTAAATCATCTATTGATAATTTATTTATCTCTTCTCTTACACTCTCCAATGTTGAAAGAGAGTTTTGTAATACTCTTTGTCCATCTTTTTGACCTAATGGAATTGCTCTAACAGCACTTTGAACTAAGGTTGAGGCAACACTATAACCATAAGCGACAATTGCCACATCTTTCTCTACATTTAAATAATACATTAAAATTGCAAAAACAACTGCTGGATTTCCAAAACTTCTATTTTCTTCTATTCTTTTTTTATATTCTTTCAATAAATCTATCTCAAAAAGTTCTAATACAACATCTAATTTTCTATAAGCTACTAATTTTGCTCCCTCTCTACTTTCCATAGCTACATTTTGTACTGTTAGAAGTTGATCTATATCCCAAACTTCATTTTTTTCATTTTTCTTTAATTTTTCATAAATCAATTTTATTGCTAATCCTTCATTATATAGATATTGATTTTCAAAAAACATTGTTAGCCATCTATTAAATGTGTGAGCATCACATATAACATTTTCTCTTAGATAAGTTTCCATTCCATATGAATGATTAAAAGAGCCAATTGGAAAGGCCGAATCACAAACTTGTAATATATTCAATAATTGCCAAGTTGTAATTGATTTTTCATTAATATTAGTCATGACTATGTCCATGATGCCCATGACTATGCTCAATATGTCTTAAGGCTTTTTTGAATTTTAAATACTCTATATCAAAAGGACATTTTTTTTCTTTTAATGTGTTATCTAAATATTTATCGTAATGTAGGTAGATTTTTCCATTCTCTACCTTTATAGGTGTATGCATATTTCCTAAAAAATGAGCAATCTCTCCCATTTGATTCATATCTTTTGGTGAAATAACTAAAACTTTTTCTAAATCTGTTTCTATAAAGATTATTTTTGATCCATCATCATATAATATTGATCCATTTTCTAATTTATCTCCGCTCTCTTTTAAACTAATTCCATATTCATTTCCATTTACAGACTCAACTCTTAAAATTTTCTTTTCTAAATCATCACTTTTTATAATTATTTTTTCCACTTCATAACTTTCTTTATTCTTAATATCTTTTATGTTTCCCAAAACTTTTTCAAATAACATATTCCCTCCTCGTATAATGAAGATATAAATTTCAGACGAGAGAATAATCTCTCGTCTGATTTTCTATATTAATATAAATAGTATCTTTGTGCTAATGCGAACTCTTCAAGTGGATCACAAGTTATTAGTTCACCATTTATTGTTACTTCATATGTTTGTGGGTCAATTTTTATATCTGGCAATTCAGCATTGAATATCATATCTTTTTTTGTAAGATTTCTTAAATTTTCAACTGGTAAAACAATTTTTTCTAATCCTAATTTTTCTTTTACTCCATGTTCGTAAGCATACTTAGAAACAAAAGTAATATGAGAGTGATGTAGAGCTTTTCCTTTAGCTCCATATAATTCACGAACTAATCTTGGTTCTGTTGTTGGTAAACTTGAACTTGCATCTCCCATTACTCCATAAGAAATTGTTCCACATTTTAATATCATCATTGGTTTTGTTCCAAACATTTTTGGTTCCCATAAAACTAAATCTGCAAATTTTCCAACTTCTACTGAACCAATATGCTTACTTATTCCTGAAACTATAGCAGGATTTATTGTATATTTAGCTACGAATCTTTTTATTCTAGTATTGTCTGAATATTCGCTATCTCCTTCTAGTGGTCCACGTTGTTTTTTCATTTTGTCAGCTAATTGCCATGTTTTCATATTTACTTCTCCTATTCTTCCCATGGCCATAGTATCTGAACTCATCATACTTATAACACCCATATCATGTAGTACATCTTCTGCTGCTATTGTTTGTTTTCTTATTCTTGAATCTGCAAAAGCCACGTCTTCTGGAATTTTTGGATCTAAGTGATGACAAACCATTAACATATCAAGTTCTTCTGGAACACTATTTTTTCCATATGGATTTGTCGGACTTGTTGATGATGGTAATACGTTTAAATGACTTGCCATTACCATTATATCTGGAGCATGTCCTCCTCCTGCACCCTCAGTGTGGTAAGTATGTATTGTTCTTCCTGCTATTGCATTTAATGTATGTTCAACAAATCCACCTTCATTAAGTGAATCTGTGTGTATTG harbors:
- a CDS encoding urease accessory protein UreD; amino-acid sequence: MDRCDGKLEIVLENHNLRNETIIKKIYHEGVFKVSPTIHLDNEKVPCYFLMHMGGGYLEGEHCYNDIHLKENTRSIITTQTPTIIYKCLNNIPAKQFSKIRLEKNSVLEYIMDNTILFKDANFEQETDIYLDSTSTLILAEGITAGWSSDGKPFQYKLAKMKNRIYLDDKLVLLDKLLLSPEKSDLFSMGHFENYLNYGTAIIIDSKIDLDFVENMRIYLQEYDVDVKYGVSKLEIPGVVVRALGNLTQDIQKIIYGATNYSREKLLGSCKLDLRKQ
- a CDS encoding ABC transporter ATP-binding protein is translated as MDETFNKEILKVKDLSISFTQYNGLKKETLQTIHNLNVSVHEKEIVAIVGASGSGKSLLAHSILGILPYNANLKGDIYFCDNLLTEEKKKEERGKNIALVPQSVSYLNPLIKIGSQIRKGDNSKKAKERCLEILKKYRLDEKVANMYPFQLSGGMIRRVLISTAVYSSPKLILADEPTPGLDPRTLNHIAEHFQELANEGMGILIITHDLDMALKIANRIVVFYNGVTIEDISTDDFSSVDNLNHPYTKALFHAMPQNGFHSFSLDNSLQNSKKKGCSFYNNCSHANSSCLCDIPWKKTNSGFVRCLLEKEDKNALNCK
- a CDS encoding ABC transporter ATP-binding protein, producing MLLIANDISYSHVPNGKNIFENLNFSIKSGERIAITAPSGFGKTTLCKILSGYELPNNGSVLLDDTPLNKFKGYCPIQMIWQHPEQVLNPRLKMKQILKESGEINDKLLKDLGIQEKWLNRFPRELSGGELQRFCIARVLNKKTKFLLADEITTMFDLITQSQIWQVILEFCKKENIGIVIISHSQPLINKICTKEISLKDLIEQNNKKP
- the ureC gene encoding urease subunit alpha, whose protein sequence is MSFEMDRKKYSDMFGPTTGDSIRLGDTNLFARVEKDLTVYGEESKFGGGKTLRDGMGLNPIETREGNPLVVDTIINSVVIIDYTGVYKADIGIRDGKIIAIGKGGNPDLMDNIDFVVGASTESIAGEGLIVTAGGIDTHVHLITPDIVHAALDNGITTIIAGGTGPADGTRSATATPGAWHIERLLEAHDDLPINIGILGKGAGDNERVIAEQIEAGAVGLKIHEDWGATQAGIDYTLRAADKYDVQVAIHTDSLNEGGFVEHTLNAIAGRTIHTYHTEGAGGGHAPDIMVMASHLNVLPSSTSPTNPYGKNSVPEELDMLMVCHHLDPKIPEDVAFADSRIRKQTIAAEDVLHDMGVISMMSSDTMAMGRIGEVNMKTWQLADKMKKQRGPLEGDSEYSDNTRIKRFVAKYTINPAIVSGISKHIGSVEVGKFADLVLWEPKMFGTKPMMILKCGTISYGVMGDASSSLPTTEPRLVRELYGAKGKALHHSHITFVSKYAYEHGVKEKLGLEKIVLPVENLRNLTKKDMIFNAELPDIKIDPQTYEVTINGELITCDPLEEFALAQRYYLY
- the ureG gene encoding urease accessory protein UreG codes for the protein MKPVVIGVGGPVGAGKTLLVERVTRRLNDEYEMGVITNDIYTKEDAKFMAENSVLDKNRIIGVETGGCPHTAIREDASMNFAALDKMKKSFPELDIIFLESGGDNLAATFSPDLVDFSIYIIDVAQGEKIPRKAGQGMIKSDLFIINKIDLAPYVGANLKVMEEDTLHFRDKGTFIFTNLKTDEGVEEVIKWIKKNCLLEGLR
- a CDS encoding urease accessory protein UreE, with amino-acid sequence MLFEKVLGNIKDIKNKESYEVEKIIIKSDDLEKKILRVESVNGNEYGISLKESGDKLENGSILYDDGSKIIFIETDLEKVLVISPKDMNQMGEIAHFLGNMHTPIKVENGKIYLHYDKYLDNTLKEKKCPFDIEYLKFKKALRHIEHSHGHHGHSHD
- a CDS encoding urease accessory protein UreF, which encodes MTNINEKSITTWQLLNILQVCDSAFPIGSFNHSYGMETYLRENVICDAHTFNRWLTMFFENQYLYNEGLAIKLIYEKLKKNEKNEVWDIDQLLTVQNVAMESREGAKLVAYRKLDVVLELFEIDLLKEYKKRIEENRSFGNPAVVFAILMYYLNVEKDVAIVAYGYSVASTLVQSAVRAIPLGQKDGQRVLQNSLSTLESVREEINKLSIDDLGYNIPGFEISQMNHEILTFRLFMS